One window of Mangrovibacterium diazotrophicum genomic DNA carries:
- a CDS encoding arginase family protein, with amino-acid sequence MNLQDYLKPVDFSGFTLPQWVQKKYALGTLLEKNSEKLAVDKAKIVLIGVEEDRNSVREGASLAPNKIREYLYALNRIAPRFKMLDLGNLIVGKSAADTYFALKDVCQYFMEQGIGVVIMGGSQDLTFGISKAFEDQFFNLVTVDPKLDFYKGAKTINSENYLNFVFEKHPNLFSHVTLGYQNYYTDALELTHATDINSDHKRLGQIRYNMAEVEPYMRGADIFSFDLNSVRQIEAPGQYFGSPNGVYAEEACQIAHYAGMADQMKVAGFFNLIPSLDRDDLSSKLMAQIIWHYVEGFYFKVVEDPANKPHEFSEFIIEMDDVDLPLTFYQSRKTGRWWMKVYNQNDDTDHVFPCSQEDYDLAARYEIPDRWWRNIRKLNQLAK; translated from the coding sequence ATGAACCTCCAAGATTACCTAAAACCGGTTGATTTTTCCGGCTTCACCCTTCCCCAATGGGTGCAAAAGAAATATGCGCTGGGCACATTGCTCGAAAAAAACAGCGAAAAGCTGGCAGTCGACAAAGCCAAGATTGTCCTGATTGGTGTTGAAGAAGACCGAAACTCGGTTCGCGAAGGTGCTTCGCTTGCGCCGAATAAAATCCGGGAATACCTGTACGCATTGAATCGCATTGCTCCTCGTTTTAAGATGCTTGACCTGGGCAACCTGATAGTCGGGAAAAGTGCCGCCGACACCTATTTCGCGCTGAAAGATGTCTGCCAGTATTTTATGGAACAGGGAATTGGAGTGGTGATCATGGGAGGATCGCAAGATCTTACTTTCGGTATCTCAAAAGCATTCGAAGACCAGTTTTTCAACCTGGTGACTGTTGATCCGAAACTCGATTTTTACAAAGGTGCTAAAACCATCAATTCGGAGAATTATCTGAATTTCGTGTTCGAGAAACATCCGAATCTTTTCTCACATGTTACTTTAGGCTATCAGAATTACTACACCGATGCGCTCGAACTGACGCATGCAACCGATATCAATTCAGATCATAAACGACTTGGCCAAATCCGCTACAACATGGCCGAAGTTGAACCATACATGCGCGGAGCTGATATCTTCAGCTTCGACCTCAATTCTGTTCGGCAAATTGAAGCGCCTGGCCAGTACTTTGGGTCTCCAAACGGCGTTTATGCCGAGGAAGCCTGCCAGATTGCGCATTACGCAGGCATGGCCGACCAAATGAAAGTTGCCGGATTCTTCAACCTCATTCCTTCGCTCGACCGCGATGATTTGAGTTCTAAACTGATGGCCCAAATCATTTGGCACTACGTTGAAGGATTTTACTTCAAAGTGGTGGAAGATCCTGCCAATAAACCACATGAATTCAGCGAGTTCATCATCGAAATGGACGACGTTGACCTACCTTTGACATTCTACCAAAGCCGCAAAACGGGCCGTTGGTGGATGAAAGTTTACAACCAAAACGACGACACCGACCACGTTTTCCCGTGTTCGCAGGAAGATTACGACCTTGCTGCACGCTACGAGATACCCGATCGTTGGTGGAGAAACATCAGAAAATTAAACCAATTAGCAAAATAA
- a CDS encoding PorP/SprF family type IX secretion system membrane protein: MKNKICFLFLFVIVNLAAKAQQDPQFSFYEQARLVYNPGYAGTSGAISGLILNRTQWSGLEGAPKSMVFSVESTTDLGGIKSGIGLNIIRDELGFEKNTLVNLNYAYLVQTDYGDLGIGASLGIFNKAIDGEWTVPDGEYWVLSDGYLPSGSVSEIALDFGFGLFLKSNNYFAGISVTHVNQAKISFSDDAYTFYTRHYYFSGGYTIQMPNPLFSLQPSVLYKTDLAGSQLDLNGDIIYNERFTGGIGYRLDDGLIFRFSVILNNGLKAGYAYDLTTSALGAYSSGSHELFLSYSFAVQKSRNKKYKSVRYL, encoded by the coding sequence ATGAAAAATAAAATTTGTTTTTTATTTTTATTTGTAATTGTAAATTTGGCCGCAAAAGCACAGCAGGACCCGCAATTCAGCTTTTACGAGCAGGCCCGATTGGTCTACAATCCGGGGTATGCAGGTACGAGCGGTGCGATTTCAGGCTTGATTTTAAACAGAACCCAATGGAGCGGTTTGGAGGGAGCTCCAAAGTCCATGGTGTTCAGTGTAGAATCGACAACTGATTTAGGCGGCATTAAGAGTGGCATTGGTTTGAATATCATCAGGGATGAACTTGGTTTTGAGAAAAATACACTGGTTAACTTAAATTACGCTTACCTTGTTCAAACTGACTACGGAGATTTAGGAATCGGAGCATCGCTGGGAATCTTTAACAAAGCGATTGACGGCGAATGGACTGTTCCCGACGGAGAGTACTGGGTGCTTTCGGATGGTTATCTCCCCTCAGGCAGTGTCAGCGAAATAGCTTTAGACTTTGGTTTTGGACTTTTCCTGAAATCGAACAATTATTTCGCAGGAATATCCGTTACACATGTTAACCAGGCAAAAATTTCGTTCTCGGATGACGCATATACTTTTTATACCCGCCACTATTATTTTTCAGGTGGATATACTATTCAGATGCCAAATCCGTTATTCTCTTTGCAACCGTCTGTTTTATATAAGACAGACTTAGCCGGATCTCAATTAGATCTGAATGGAGACATTATTTATAATGAGCGCTTTACCGGAGGAATCGGCTACCGTTTAGACGACGGATTGATTTTCAGATTCAGTGTTATTTTGAATAATGGATTGAAAGCCGGTTACGCATATGATTTAACAACATCGGCTCTTGGAGCCTATAGCTCGGGATCGCACGAACTATTTTTAAGTTATTCGTTTGCCGTCCAGAAGAGCCGAAATAAGAAGTATAAGAGTGTTCGATATTTGTAA
- the porK gene encoding T9SS ring complex lipoprotein PorK/GldK: protein MKKILSLCSMTLVLLSMISCNKSGSNGELTGVRGRGKWFEPAPYGMTFVHRGSLNVGPSDQDASWSETPTKTVSVDAFWMDDTEITNNEYRQFVNFVRDSIARTMLGEQFPEFLISEDREGNPIDPPRLNWDERLEWDNPDYKDALEPMYYTESDRIFNKKEIDSRKLFYTYYWIDYQQAAKRSNMYDYETQSYHGVVYDKTGATKPIENRSSFVFSELVNVYPDTLCWIRDFTYSYNEPWATRYFWHPGFDEYPVVGVTWTQAKAFCHWRTRLHNEYLLSKREQPLQDYRLPTEVEWEYAARGDKQVSMYPWGGYYTRDERGKFLANFKPLRGNYIEDGGMATMKVGNYDANKFGLYDMSGNVAEWTITAYDESAYMYMHDFNPNFEYNAKPDDPPTMKRKVIRGGSWKDIAAFVQTSTRSYEYQDTVKSYIGFRCVRSSFGNEF, encoded by the coding sequence ATGAAAAAAATACTCTCTCTGTGTTCGATGACCTTGGTGCTCCTGTCGATGATTAGCTGTAATAAGTCGGGAAGCAATGGTGAACTTACCGGTGTCCGCGGACGGGGTAAATGGTTTGAACCCGCACCTTACGGGATGACCTTCGTTCACCGGGGAAGCCTCAATGTAGGCCCCAGCGATCAGGATGCTAGTTGGTCCGAAACACCAACCAAAACGGTTTCTGTTGATGCATTTTGGATGGATGATACAGAAATCACCAACAACGAATATCGTCAGTTCGTGAACTTTGTTCGCGACTCAATCGCACGTACGATGTTGGGTGAGCAATTTCCTGAGTTTTTAATTTCAGAAGATCGTGAAGGTAATCCTATCGATCCGCCACGTCTGAATTGGGACGAGCGTTTGGAATGGGATAACCCTGATTATAAAGATGCATTGGAGCCAATGTATTACACTGAGAGCGATCGCATCTTCAACAAAAAAGAAATTGATAGCCGTAAATTATTCTACACCTACTATTGGATCGACTACCAACAAGCGGCCAAGCGTTCGAATATGTACGACTACGAAACACAAAGCTACCACGGTGTTGTTTACGATAAAACCGGGGCTACCAAACCAATTGAAAACCGTTCATCATTCGTGTTCAGCGAATTGGTTAATGTATATCCCGATACCCTTTGCTGGATCCGCGACTTCACCTATTCGTACAACGAGCCTTGGGCAACACGCTACTTCTGGCACCCTGGCTTCGACGAATATCCGGTGGTTGGCGTAACCTGGACTCAGGCGAAAGCTTTCTGTCACTGGAGAACCCGCCTGCACAACGAGTACCTGTTGAGCAAACGCGAACAACCACTGCAGGACTACCGTTTGCCTACCGAGGTTGAATGGGAATATGCTGCCCGCGGCGACAAACAAGTATCCATGTACCCTTGGGGGGGCTATTATACCCGCGACGAAAGAGGAAAGTTCCTGGCTAACTTCAAGCCTCTGCGCGGTAATTACATCGAAGACGGCGGTATGGCGACCATGAAAGTAGGAAACTACGACGCCAACAAGTTCGGGCTGTACGATATGTCCGGTAACGTGGCCGAGTGGACTATTACCGCTTACGACGAGTCGGCTTACATGTACATGCACGACTTTAACCCCAACTTCGAATACAATGCAAAACCAGACGATCCACCTACAATGAAGCGTAAAGTTATCCGTGGCGGATCTTGGAAAGATATTGCAGCTTTCGTGCAAACCTCAACACGGAGCTACGAATACCAGGATACAGTTAAATCATACATTGGATTCCGCTGCGTCCGTTCATCTTTTGGAAACGAGTTTTAA
- the porL gene encoding type IX secretion system motor protein PorL/GldL, whose translation MSFGEMLHSKRWKVFTGYVYNIGASVVLIGALFKLQHWAFSGPILVIGLCTEAFIFFISAFEPPMELPEWSKVYPELREDYVPEDEVETSKDDQLGKLLGQADISPELLSKVSKGLTDLSNTASSISDISAATLATDVYVKNLNSASESMSTFAEINGKANNNISQSVNVLVESYTNTAQRLSSKGDEMLNKMAISSEEFTNVLSMSGKKLVSSYDKVAETIERGFGDLGEKSSNYSDKLAKLNDNLEALNASYASQLKGTTEQLAASQKFFSEMGQMNQAIQSSMEEVKKYHSNAAELNKHLEALNSIYGNMLGAMNYKK comes from the coding sequence ATGAGTTTTGGTGAAATGTTACATAGTAAACGCTGGAAAGTATTTACTGGCTATGTGTACAACATTGGTGCATCTGTTGTACTTATCGGTGCACTGTTCAAACTGCAACACTGGGCATTTTCCGGCCCTATTCTGGTAATCGGTCTTTGTACCGAGGCTTTTATCTTCTTCATCTCGGCATTCGAGCCGCCTATGGAGTTACCTGAATGGTCTAAAGTTTACCCTGAATTGCGTGAAGATTACGTACCGGAAGACGAAGTGGAAACTTCGAAAGATGATCAATTGGGTAAATTGCTCGGACAAGCTGACATCTCGCCTGAGTTACTTTCAAAAGTATCAAAAGGCCTGACAGATTTGAGCAATACCGCTTCTTCAATCAGCGATATCAGCGCTGCTACTCTGGCTACCGATGTGTACGTTAAAAACCTGAATTCCGCATCTGAGTCTATGAGTACCTTTGCTGAAATCAACGGCAAGGCCAACAATAACATCAGCCAATCGGTAAACGTTTTGGTTGAGTCTTATACCAACACAGCACAACGTTTGAGCTCGAAAGGCGACGAAATGCTGAACAAAATGGCCATTTCGAGCGAAGAGTTTACCAACGTTTTATCGATGTCGGGTAAAAAACTGGTTAGCTCTTACGACAAAGTTGCAGAGACAATCGAAAGAGGATTTGGCGACTTGGGTGAAAAATCAAGTAACTACAGCGACAAACTGGCTAAGTTAAATGATAACCTGGAAGCGTTAAATGCGTCTTACGCGTCACAATTAAAAGGCACCACCGAACAGCTGGCAGCCTCACAAAAATTCTTCTCCGAAATGGGTCAAATGAATCAAGCGATCCAAAGCTCGATGGAAGAAGTGAAAAAATACCATTCGAATGCAGCCGAGTTAAACAAACATTTAGAAGCACTTAATTCGATTTATGGCAATATGCTTGGTGCCATGAATTATAAAAAATAA
- the porM gene encoding type IX secretion system motor protein PorM/GldM: MGTKNCPETARQKMINMMYLVLLAMMAMNVAAEVLDAFRVVDASLVQTYGTLEKKSDQQYNAFKAAYDLNPSKVDPWLKKANEVQAKVDSVQKLIFDIKEDLVLRGGGIKTADIDDFEYDPSRSYITNYEGDSIMITKDDELNVPSELMVRLGRGKELRAAMSSLRSDLAGMVGEDAPIHSTIEQELATPDPKRNMKEGGENLSWEEQNFEHKPMIAVITLLSKMQIDVKNTEANLLNYLYSQIDASSFKFNKLSPVVIPKSSYVLEGDTYHAEVFLAAEDTTQQPRVFVGGKELKIVNGKGIYEVPAGKAGDYPWEGEIQFKNPEGEYVPYKFSSTYQVGKPSVTISPTKMNVFYLNIANPISVSVPGVPSANLRVTMSNGRVEERADGRVVFPAKEDINGKNTQVIVDAIIDGQTKRMGSMVFRVKRVPDPVAQIAEKNGGVLRKEDLMAEQGIFAALIDFDFDLKFKVTQFDVTITGSGGFNNTWTSKSNAFTADMKKQFASLQAGSIIYFDNIMAHGDDKTDRNLAPISFKIR; the protein is encoded by the coding sequence ATGGGAACAAAGAATTGCCCGGAAACGGCGAGGCAGAAAATGATCAACATGATGTATCTGGTTCTGCTGGCGATGATGGCAATGAACGTCGCCGCAGAAGTTTTGGATGCATTTCGTGTAGTCGACGCAAGTCTTGTGCAAACTTACGGAACACTTGAGAAAAAGAGCGACCAGCAATACAACGCATTTAAAGCAGCTTACGATCTCAATCCGAGCAAAGTAGACCCATGGCTGAAAAAAGCCAATGAGGTGCAAGCCAAAGTTGACTCGGTTCAAAAATTGATCTTCGATATCAAGGAGGACCTGGTTCTTCGCGGTGGTGGTATTAAAACAGCCGATATCGATGATTTTGAATATGACCCGTCAAGATCGTACATCACAAACTACGAGGGCGACTCGATAATGATCACAAAAGATGACGAGTTGAATGTTCCTTCTGAGTTGATGGTTCGACTTGGTCGCGGAAAAGAGTTGCGCGCAGCGATGTCTTCTCTACGTAGCGATTTAGCTGGCATGGTTGGAGAAGATGCTCCAATCCATTCAACTATTGAACAGGAGCTGGCAACACCGGATCCTAAACGCAATATGAAAGAAGGAGGCGAAAACCTAAGCTGGGAAGAGCAAAACTTCGAGCATAAACCGATGATTGCTGTCATCACCTTGTTGAGCAAAATGCAGATCGATGTTAAAAACACCGAAGCAAACTTGCTGAACTATTTGTATAGCCAAATCGATGCAAGCTCGTTCAAATTCAACAAGCTTTCACCAGTGGTGATCCCGAAATCTTCTTACGTATTGGAAGGCGATACTTATCATGCAGAGGTTTTCCTGGCAGCGGAAGATACTACGCAGCAACCTCGGGTTTTCGTAGGTGGTAAAGAACTGAAGATTGTCAACGGAAAAGGTATTTACGAAGTACCTGCAGGAAAAGCTGGCGACTACCCATGGGAGGGAGAAATCCAGTTTAAAAACCCGGAAGGAGAATATGTCCCGTACAAATTCTCATCTACCTACCAGGTTGGAAAACCGAGCGTTACCATTTCACCAACAAAAATGAACGTTTTCTACCTGAATATTGCCAACCCGATTAGTGTATCAGTCCCGGGCGTACCTTCTGCAAACCTGAGGGTTACGATGTCCAACGGTCGAGTTGAAGAACGCGCTGACGGTCGAGTTGTATTCCCTGCGAAAGAAGATATTAACGGTAAAAATACACAAGTCATTGTTGATGCGATCATCGACGGTCAGACAAAACGAATGGGATCGATGGTATTCCGTGTAAAACGTGTACCGGACCCCGTTGCTCAAATTGCTGAGAAAAACGGTGGCGTACTTCGGAAAGAAGACCTGATGGCAGAACAAGGTATTTTTGCCGCCCTGATCGATTTCGATTTCGACCTGAAATTTAAAGTGACCCAGTTTGATGTGACCATCACCGGTTCGGGAGGTTTCAACAATACCTGGACTTCAAAATCAAATGCCTTTACGGCCGACATGAAGAAACAATTTGCGAGTCTTCAAGCAGGTAGTATCATTTATTTCGACAACATTATGGCGCACGGTGACGACAAAACTGACCGTAACCTGGCTCCAATCAGTTTCAAAATTCGATAA
- the porN gene encoding type IX secretion system ring subunit PorN/GldN — protein MKKLTLAIGILICALCFTGNQAHAQIVDGAFQRVDIGKKKPMQFPYVREADVMWSKKIWRIIDLREKMNQVLYFPTVETEGRNSLTNLFLKAIEDGLLTAYDARTDDEFKIPLTYDQVKEAFGATTRTKRVRNLETGEFEDKTVEGQVRGEEVMQLMVKEEWFFDKQTSTMNVRIIGIAPIQEYYRDEDINRENPQRRVVFWIYYPEARELLASNAVLNTRNTAYNMSFDDLFIKRRFNSYVVKESNVYNNRAISQYLTGRDAMLESKKIEQKIFNYEQDLWEY, from the coding sequence ATGAAAAAGCTAACACTGGCAATTGGGATATTGATTTGTGCGCTATGCTTCACGGGCAATCAGGCACACGCGCAAATTGTAGATGGAGCGTTTCAGCGGGTTGACATCGGTAAAAAGAAACCGATGCAGTTTCCCTACGTTCGCGAAGCCGATGTAATGTGGTCAAAAAAGATCTGGCGAATTATCGATTTGCGCGAAAAGATGAACCAAGTGCTATACTTCCCGACTGTTGAAACAGAAGGAAGAAACAGCTTGACTAATCTCTTTTTGAAAGCGATCGAAGACGGACTTTTGACCGCTTATGATGCCCGTACAGACGATGAATTTAAAATTCCTTTGACTTATGACCAAGTGAAGGAAGCCTTCGGCGCTACAACCCGCACCAAACGCGTTCGCAACCTGGAAACAGGGGAATTTGAGGATAAAACCGTTGAAGGACAGGTTCGTGGCGAAGAAGTTATGCAGCTCATGGTCAAAGAAGAATGGTTCTTCGACAAGCAGACTTCAACCATGAATGTGCGCATTATCGGTATTGCCCCAATTCAGGAATATTACCGCGATGAAGACATCAACCGTGAAAATCCACAACGCCGCGTTGTGTTCTGGATTTACTATCCTGAAGCTCGCGAGCTTTTGGCCTCAAACGCGGTGCTAAACACCCGTAACACGGCTTACAACATGTCGTTCGACGACCTGTTTATCAAACGTCGCTTCAACAGCTATGTGGTAAAAGAGAGCAACGTTTACAACAACCGTGCGATTAGCCAATACCTGACTGGTAGAGATGCGATGCTCGAGTCTAAAAAGATTGAACAGAAGATCTTTAACTACGAACAAGATCTTTGGGAATACTAG
- the porK gene encoding T9SS ring complex lipoprotein PorK/GldK: MKLRNTILVVCCLGLLVSCETNELAQYASNDRVKPYYEPAPFGMSYIDRGSVVIGPDDEIYQENTEAKRVSVEAFWMDETEITNNEYRQFVYWVRDSIARTMLSEQFPEFMRTEDERDNPLDYPHLNWEDPIEWDNPDFQEALQDLYLEADDRVFFQKSIDARKLIYNYQWVDYQQAAESRNKYNFETQSYNGTVTDIDGNVIPIANRKSFVFNETTPVYPDTLCWVRDFTYSYNDPMTEKYFWHVAFDDYPLVGVTWQQANAFCNWRTKIFNDYQRQSNSVDVFDYRLPTEVEWEYAARGGVERTLYPWGSYYIRNQMGCFIANFKPRRGNYVADSNHSTTTMPVGSYAPNNKRLYDMAGNVAEWTSTAFHESAYEYMSDFNPNVQYAARPDDPPVLKRKVIRGGSWKDVAYFLRNGTRSFEYQDSAKSYIGFRCVKTSFVDEFKLKK; this comes from the coding sequence ATGAAATTACGCAATACCATCCTTGTTGTTTGTTGCCTTGGGCTTCTTGTCTCGTGCGAGACGAATGAATTGGCACAATACGCGTCGAATGATCGGGTGAAGCCCTATTACGAACCGGCTCCATTCGGTATGTCATACATAGACCGGGGAAGTGTTGTAATTGGTCCCGACGACGAAATCTACCAGGAAAACACCGAAGCCAAACGCGTATCGGTAGAGGCCTTCTGGATGGATGAAACAGAAATCACTAACAATGAATACCGGCAATTCGTCTACTGGGTTCGTGACTCCATAGCACGCACAATGCTCTCGGAACAGTTTCCCGAATTCATGCGAACTGAAGACGAACGAGACAATCCGTTGGATTACCCCCACCTGAACTGGGAAGATCCCATTGAATGGGACAACCCCGACTTTCAGGAAGCATTGCAGGATTTGTACCTCGAAGCTGATGACCGTGTATTCTTCCAAAAATCAATCGACGCCCGCAAACTAATTTACAACTACCAGTGGGTGGATTACCAACAAGCAGCTGAAAGTCGAAACAAGTATAACTTCGAAACTCAATCGTATAATGGTACGGTAACCGATATCGATGGAAATGTGATACCAATTGCGAACCGAAAGTCATTTGTTTTCAACGAAACGACCCCTGTCTATCCGGATACACTTTGCTGGGTTCGCGACTTTACCTACTCGTACAACGACCCCATGACTGAAAAGTATTTTTGGCACGTGGCTTTCGATGATTACCCACTCGTAGGTGTAACCTGGCAACAAGCCAACGCCTTTTGTAACTGGCGGACTAAAATATTTAACGACTACCAACGTCAATCTAACAGTGTCGACGTATTCGACTATCGGCTTCCGACTGAAGTGGAATGGGAATATGCTGCGCGCGGTGGTGTAGAACGAACCCTGTATCCTTGGGGAAGCTACTACATCCGGAACCAAATGGGATGCTTTATTGCCAACTTTAAACCACGCCGTGGAAACTACGTGGCCGACAGCAACCACTCTACGACTACTATGCCTGTAGGGAGTTATGCGCCAAATAACAAAAGACTTTACGATATGGCCGGAAACGTGGCCGAATGGACAAGTACTGCGTTCCACGAATCAGCATACGAATATATGAGCGACTTCAATCCGAATGTTCAGTATGCTGCCCGTCCGGACGATCCGCCGGTACTGAAACGAAAAGTTATTCGCGGTGGTTCCTGGAAAGACGTTGCCTACTTCTTGCGAAACGGCACCAGAAGCTTCGAATACCAGGATTCTGCCAAATCGTATATTGGTTTCCGTTGTGTAAAAACGTCTTTCGTAGACGAGTTTAAACTGAAAAAATAA
- a CDS encoding MATE family efflux transporter yields the protein MSVANRVIKNTGFLYAKMGITIFISLYTTRLILNALGAEDYGIFNVVGGAIAMLGFLHVAMASATQRFMSYSEGEGNQNKQKSIFNISIILHVSIAIIVALALLIAGYFFFNGGLNIPTERINAAKSIYYFMIVSTAITIIGVPYEAVLNAHENMLYFSIVGVLESILKLIVAITVVYTLKDKLVVYGVLMAGVASLSTLLMGTYCHKMYSECSFHPLRYWNKHLMLSMTKFAGWNFLVVSSSMISQYGLSIVLNNFWGTILNAAQGIANQISGQLMAFSNTMMTALNPVIAKSAGSGQRNMMLTASMTGAKFSFLLLAFFAVPFIIEAPFILGFWLKEVPEWAILFTRLQLLRSLTEQLTVMISGTISAHGDIKKYSIAKSVLNILPIILTIILFMLGYPPYYLYITWISCWGILGGITILYFSNRNCGLSYKEYLSKVFLPALVSLSIMGLAGAIPLALMDQGFMRLITISAFTSAAFVTTYFALFVTNDEKNILTSIWSVIKVKLFGRKINIDSIT from the coding sequence ATGAGTGTCGCAAATCGAGTCATTAAAAATACTGGGTTTCTCTACGCAAAAATGGGGATTACCATTTTTATTTCGCTGTATACAACCCGACTTATCCTAAACGCATTAGGAGCAGAAGACTATGGTATATTCAACGTAGTGGGTGGTGCAATTGCTATGCTAGGATTTCTGCATGTCGCCATGGCCAGCGCAACCCAGCGTTTCATGTCCTATTCTGAAGGAGAAGGCAATCAAAACAAACAAAAAAGTATATTTAATATCAGCATCATCCTACATGTGTCGATAGCGATAATCGTCGCTTTGGCCTTACTGATAGCAGGTTACTTCTTTTTCAATGGAGGACTAAATATTCCGACAGAACGGATAAATGCAGCAAAAAGCATTTACTATTTCATGATTGTGAGCACAGCTATTACGATCATTGGAGTCCCGTACGAAGCAGTACTGAACGCTCATGAAAACATGCTTTACTTCTCCATAGTTGGTGTTCTCGAATCAATATTAAAGCTAATTGTCGCAATTACCGTCGTATACACACTCAAAGACAAACTTGTAGTATATGGAGTACTGATGGCGGGGGTTGCATCTCTGTCGACTCTGTTAATGGGAACATACTGTCACAAAATGTATAGTGAATGTAGTTTTCATCCATTACGTTATTGGAATAAACATTTGATGTTGTCAATGACGAAATTTGCAGGCTGGAATTTTCTAGTTGTAAGTTCGTCTATGATTTCACAATACGGTTTGAGTATTGTACTAAACAACTTTTGGGGAACGATTCTTAACGCGGCACAAGGGATTGCAAACCAAATATCGGGTCAATTGATGGCCTTCTCCAACACAATGATGACCGCACTGAATCCTGTGATTGCGAAGAGTGCAGGGAGTGGACAACGAAATATGATGCTTACTGCATCTATGACAGGTGCGAAATTTTCATTTCTACTGCTTGCATTTTTTGCTGTCCCATTTATAATTGAAGCCCCCTTTATACTTGGATTTTGGCTTAAAGAGGTGCCAGAATGGGCTATTCTATTTACTCGATTGCAACTACTAAGAAGTCTTACCGAGCAGCTCACTGTAATGATATCTGGTACAATTTCGGCACATGGTGACATCAAAAAATATTCAATCGCCAAGAGTGTTTTAAATATATTACCGATCATCTTAACGATCATCCTTTTTATGTTGGGGTACCCACCTTATTATTTGTACATTACATGGATATCATGCTGGGGGATCCTAGGAGGTATAACAATACTTTATTTTTCAAATAGAAACTGCGGACTAAGCTACAAAGAATATCTCTCGAAAGTATTTTTGCCGGCGCTCGTAAGCCTTTCAATCATGGGCTTAGCGGGTGCAATACCGCTCGCTTTGATGGATCAGGGGTTTATGCGTTTGATTACCATCTCTGCATTTACCTCGGCCGCTTTCGTCACCACTTATTTCGCGCTTTTTGTTACGAACGACGAAAAAAATATATTGACATCCATCTGGTCAGTCATCAAGGTCAAACTATTTGGCCGAAAAATCAATATTGACTCAATCACTTAA